The Hippocampus zosterae strain Florida chromosome 19, ASM2543408v3, whole genome shotgun sequence region GGACGCAAACCCGATTCaagaaatcaccccccccccccccccaagccctcCACACCTCAATACTTCCCCATAGCCCAGAGTCATGAGAGCAAAATAGCCACTTGCCTCCCTAATTCCAGGTGTAGGGACAAGAATATTCAGAGTTGGAGCGTGGACAAACGAGCAAATAAGCGATCGCCGGGCCATCTGCTCGGCAACGGGCGCAGGACGGCGGTGAACTTGAACGTGCCtcacaaaaatataataaaaaatgtccGACAAGCTGTCGCTGACCTCGGAGGCTCGGAAAGAAGTCGAAAGTGATTCGTAAATTGGGGACGAAACGATGAAGCGGGGATGTACAAAACTCAACGTCAAGTATGGCaaccaataatttaaaaaaaaataaaaagtgcagtTTGCCCGGCCAGAATGTATAAAAGCAACCATGAAAAGCCCCAGCATGTGGCCTGCGTGCttgttgtttgattgttttccaCTTCCTTCCAGTTActgtccgtctctctctctttctcgctttTCACCCCGCCATCGGGAGCCGGCAAAAGTAAAGGATTATGGATCCCTGGAAAAGCGTTCAGCCTTCGGTCAGAAGACAAGACAAGGCGAGGTAATGAAAGATAAACAGCCCGCTGCAAACACCTGTTAACGTCCGCTTCAAAAGAAAagacggggggagggggggggatgcgtTTGCAgggagggaaaacaaacaacaccgggaaaaaaaaaaaagtatttggctGCCAAGCAACAGCCGAAGGGCCTCCCGGGCTGTTGACAGATCTttatgaaatgaagaaaaagagaaatgacAATGatggtgggcttttttttttttttacaacagcaaTGGATGATAAGAGGGAGCGCaacgagagaaaaaaacaaaaaacaaaacaaaacgcaagCAATCTTGAATACACATCTGGGCCGAGTCCTCGGGCGAACCTTCGGTGCCGTGCGCCGAAAACAAGGCCTCCCGTAGTCTTAAATAAACATGCGGGCAGGTAAACTAGAGGAGTGATTCATCAAGCACGGAATGAATTCGAATGACTTTCGAAGGATAACCGGGGGCATGAATCTAATTTTCATGATGGCGAAAGAGGGgggtgagggcggggggggcaagggggtaTCCAGAAAAGAAAGTGGAGGGACTTTAAGCTATTAGCTTCCAGCCTTCAATATGAGCCTCCAGTAGTGAAAGGCGTCTTTATCCGTAGGGCACCGCTGGGGGTTAAACTATAAGCGAGGATGTATAACACTATTGTGTGCCAAGTTCCGAGATGCTATCTTCCTCCTTGTTCTTTCAagacatttatttcttttatttttggaacaaaaaaaaagcaatcgggGCGGAAAATGTCGCGGGGACCTAATCGAGTCTTGAGTAAGCGATATGCGATaagaaagcttttaaaaagccccccccccccccccatcgccgTGGAAGAAAAGCTCGCGAGAAGGTGCGCTTAcaaagctaaaaataaatacgacGCCGCTGCGAAGCGGCAGGACGAGTGATTCATCGACACTTTGGCCCGTTTTCTCGAAAAGAACTTGACGCTCGGAGCTCTGTGCGCACGCTCGGTGCTCTGTGCGCACACCCGTGATAGTGTcagtccaattaaaaaaaattttttttttaactaattgaATACCAGCCAATTTCTTGGTCCGGACTTGgtccaattctggaccaagtctgaaaagacgtttaaaaacgtctttgggagtggaatGAGTTAAGAAAGGATACGTTGCTGCCCGAGTAAGGCGAGATGTCAgacatgtcctgcaggtcgCCACACTCGGATTTGATGAGCGACAAGGAGAGTCCCTCCGCCGTGCTGCCGGGGTGCGCCGGTGAACACGAACGATGGTGGTGGCCCAGGTGGTGACCGGATGCCATCTTGGTCCTCAGGCTTGTGGTCTCCCGGGACAGGTCCATGGAATCTGGCGAGGTGCGCTCCTTGCTCGGGTAGCCACCTGTGGGTGGGCCCAGGGGACTCTGGAAGGGGTAACCCATCAGAGGTAGGGGGAAGGGGTGCCTGAAGGAGGGTGGGCTGAACCCCATCGTGGCGGAGAGTGAGGAGGGGTGAAGAGACGGGTGGTGGTGACCGCCGTGGGCGCCCACGGCGGAGggttggtgatggtggtggtgatgctCGCTCGGCGTCTTCCTGACAACTAACGGCAGGGCCTCGGTTTGGTCGTTGACCGCGCCCGGAATCCCCGGAATGCCGCCGAAGGAGTCGAGCGGATTTGGAATGATGACGTCGCCGAAGCACTGCAGCCTCTGGTTGGCGGTGTGGAAGTTGGGGTTGTCCCCGTTGACCGCGGTCGAGAACCTTTCGGGGGGTAAGGAAAGTGGGGGGAATGCCTGCTGGGGGGTGGGGCGTGGGGGTTTGGCAAACACCTTGACCACCGTGTCCACCACTTGCGTCATGGCCGAGTTGAGTTCCTGCTTGAGCGTTTCTGCCAGCTGTTTACCTTCGGCGTGCATGGAGGCGCTCAGGCTTCCCTGCCCTTTGCTCCGCCCATTTCCATCTCTCCTGGTTTTGTCCCCGTCCCTCAGTAGAGACTGGTCTTGAAGCAAGGCCCGCGCCCGATCCAGGAAATGACCCGGATCCAGGTCCGACATCTCATTGTCGGAGCGCAAGTCGTCGGCGCCCCGGTCGTCGGCGCCCCGGTCGTCGGCGCCGTGGTCGGACCTCACCGGGCTGTCCTCGGACAGGTTGCCGATGTCGTTGTGCAGGTCGTGATGCAGGTCGTTGTGCTCCGAGTCATCGGTGGAGTCGTAGATCTGGAAGAATTTCTCCTGGAGTTGGCGGAGCTGCTTCTGCATGTCCTCCAGCTGGAGCTTGAGCTGTCGCCGCTCCTCCCGCTTCTGCTCTTTCCTCTGACACACCAGCTGGGTGAAactctgttgctgctgctgcggcaGACGCTGCTTGCGCTTATTCTCCCGGCTGCCGCCTCCGCACGCCTCGCCCGCTCGCGGGCTGCCGGGACCCTGGTGCTGGGACCGAGAGGGGGGCGGGCACTCCAGATCCATTTCCCGCTCGCCGTCCATATCGTGGTCGCGCTCGTGGCGATTCGACGGCGGCACCAGAACGCTGGGGGAGTGGCTCATGCCGCGAATGATGTTTTCCACGCGGGCTCGCTTGGCGCGCAGGTGCTCGTCGTTCAGACGCTCGATGTCGAACGCGGCCAGGCCGGGGGGCCGGCCGAAGGGCGACAGGCATTCCTGAGGCGTGCTTTCTTGCGAAGAGTTGCTGCAGGCGTCCTCTTGGGGAGCGTCTGAGCTCGTATTGGAGAGCCCTGAGCCGGGGAAGCCGTGGTCGCCTCTCTCCCCTCGATCCCCTCGTTCTGGCCCTCCGCCGTTTTTAGCCAAGTTGTTCTTGAGCAACTGCGAGATAATCGTGGTGCCGGGGAAGGGCATCATGGCGTCCTCGTACGAGTTGGCCCGCTTCAGCAGCTTCCGCAGCACGTTGGACTTTGACTCGCTGTCCCCGGCTGACACCGCGCCGGGCCCCCCGTGCGGCTGCACTACAGAGCACTCCATGGGGTCGGCGTCTGATCCGTGGTGAGAGTGAGCGCTCAGAGAGTTCATGGCACTAAAAATGGCTGCTTTGGCACGCGCAATGTTATCAGTGGTGGCTGTGGCTGCGGCAGAGGCGGCGCTGCCCACGGTCCTCTTCACACCGATGTCCACGCGTCTTCGCTTGGTCTGTCTGTTCAGGAGGGAGTCGCTGTCATGGTCCGGCATCACGGGCTGCTGCTATTGGGCCATATCCCGGCAAAAACCGCACGTGTCTCTGGGAGTATCGGCTCTGAGCACCTGCGGAGGGGACGGGATCAAATACACATAAATTAGCGTGACGGATGAGGAGggggcggaaaaaaacaaatagattGATAGCACAAGAAGTTTGCAGCCTTACACGCTTGGGATACAAAGCGCATACGGACCGCAAGCGGCAAATGTTCCTCCCGGGACAATTTGACCACCTACGGAGGGGTTCTGGGAAACAGGCGTCAGAATTAGGCCTTCGCCTCGACATGACAGTGGCAAAGTCCTACATTTTTCTCCCCGTCCCGTCACACGCCGCGTGACACTGAACCAGTTCCCACGCAACACAAAGCAGCAGAAAATTATGATAATGACTtaagcacttgtcctcatttccACGTTtgtgtcctgtgtgtgtgtgtgtgtgtgagaacacGGCCGCTATTAATTGGAAGGGGCACATTAAACGGGGTTAAGATGATCTGCGCCAGAGAACACGCTTGCTGATCATCCCGGTGACGGAAATATTCGCCTTACAAAACTCGTAGTGTCCCGTCCGTGTGGATCAATAAGCCCGCCACATCGGCTATAGGAAACAATGGCTTggagaagaaaagcaaaatagGCCAATTGATTTTGGTGCCTGGGCGAGCTCACggcactttgcttttttttggggggggggggggggggggttggttgccTTTTCATCTGGCAAAGGCGCTTAATTCTGCTCAACCGAATAGGTCACACCGGTCAAACTGCGACTTAAAGCgctctttgagaaaaaaaaagcccagaagCAGAAGTGTTCGCCGGTGTCAAGGTGATCAATCAAAAAATGGTTGAGTATTTTCAATACATTCAGAAAAATGCTAATAATTTTGTGGAACACGTTCCAGTTTACCGTCACGGTCGGTTGCcaatttcaaattttgaaaataagAAGGTGAAAATTCCGACCTAGTTGAAGCACTCATTTGTAATTTCCAATGAAATGCCAAGATAACAAAACTCGAGTGATAAAGCAGTGAATTTTGCTCTttttctaaatatatatattttaaaaacatactttCTGAAAAGCAGCATCATCTACTTTGATTTTGGGAGCCAAACTGACGAATACACACACTtcagatgaataaaaacaacaacaagaaattaGGTGTTCGCTGATGCCAGATGAATTTCTGAtgatgctgccaaaggaagAATTTGacttctttcttgtttttttttttttttttttaaatttattaggCCTTCAGTATCGCCATGAGTATTATTTAGATCTCGGACAGGAGATGAAACTTCTCTTTAGatgcaacaaaaagaaaacaaggagGGAGGGAAAAACTTGATCACCAGGAACCTTGACAATGGAGCTGGAAATAGTCACCAGCACTCGCACCTGTCTTTTGGGAGCCAGCACCTGTctaccacaaaacacacacgcacatacacacacacgcacacacgcgcgcacagacACACTCCGTATGCCCGATAAATTTCCCTTTcctatccacaaaaaaaaactaacatggtggaatacaatacaatttaaaCCTCAAGGTGTAGTACTCcataaataataagaataactacaaataaaataaaaacgattaTAACATTATAATAATTCAATTAAAGTGACAGGCCACCAAATACAACAACCGCAGCAGCAACAATTCGAAGTGGACGTGCGGCAGTTTGAAAGCTGGGTcttgtatttgtattattaGGAGGAAAATCGTGCCccatagaaacacacacacacgcgcacaaacacacgcacgcgcacgcacacacgcacaaatgcgATAGAAACAGACTTTTCCAGCACATGAACTTACTTTCAACTTTCCCGAATCTGAAACTTCATCCTCActgaaaaaaacaccccaaaacttTGGCAGCAAATTTTCCCAAAAGTAACGAAAACGACCATCATTTCCCTCCGGGGGTCGGGGGGCTATTTTAACTGCGTTAATGATACTTAAAtcgttatttttaaaatgtgcgtttctttttttgttgttgtttttttttcctccccctgacCGCCCACCGGCGCTCACCGAGAGGGGAGGTATCCGACGACAAGGTTACTTACCCccgcagatgatgatgatgatgacgacgaagaggaggaggaagaggcggaggagggggttaccaaaaaaaaaatcacactgacACGCTCCACGACAAAAGATAGACAAGATCACCGCTTGTGCCTGGATGCTCGGTTGGCTgggatgaaaagaaaagacaactAACAAGAACACacgcacccccaaaaaaaagcgacTGTAGGAAGATGCGAGGAGCTCTTTTGGCTGCCTTCCCCTCTTGCCGGACGCCCAAATTGAgatcggtgtgtgtgtggtaagtGCGAGAAAAGGAGAGCGCGAGCGCGCGTCTGTTTTGTCTGGATGGACCAGGAGGACTGGATGCAGCGGTGCGCTCCTCCCCGGCCACTAAAAAAGATTCACTTGAAGACGCGGCTGAAGGAAGCCGGAAGACGTGCGAGCGTCACGGGCGACGGGGCGTGATGTAACCGTGGCAAGCCACCAATAAGAGACGACCAACAACCCccccctttgcccccccccccgcctccccacgCGCACACATATTCCGCCCCCCCAGGAGGAGAACCATGCGCTGAACTTGAACCGGGACCCTTTCCAACACCACCCCCTCCACAccccgaccccccaaaaaacaaattttaacctGCATCGTGCCAgtaagaatctttttttttaatgttgatgtttgaacatgacagcagcatcgCAAAAAACTTGGCatatgtgtgtttgcatgtttcttttttgttggtaaaaatatgtttattgttacGCGAAAACCGTCAGCGATTGAGAGGCTCCCTCGCGCAAATTGACGCGTGCACGCCCGCCAGCGTGTCGAAAGTGCAATTTGCGTTCTTAGCAGACCACACGGCGACCgaattctccttttttttattcaatcaaaTGAAGTCTAATTTCACTTGAATGATGTTTTCAAGCGTGTAAAGCTGCTTAAAAATGTGCCGCAAATGCCACCTGTTAACGACcgttgaatatacagtatatatatatatatatatatatatatatatatatatatatatatatatatatatatatatatatatatatatatatatatatatatatatatatatatatatatatttttttttttttacgcagccACAACAGGTGGAAATGTCCATCTAGTTGCTGAGTAAATTCATTCACTTGAAAATGAGTCTTTTTATCCGATTGTGGCTTTTTGTAGAACTCAACACGCAACTATAAAGAAGCTACTTaattcccccctttttttaaattattgtaaCGGGGTTTTTCTTTTGCATACGTGTCGTTTTTGCATTTCTCCTCCAGGTTGTACACACGTTGTATGCCTAACCACCCTCCCTTCCCAAATCTTCATTTTCCACAAGAGGAAAAGCCTGAGGTGTTTCCCCCCCATTTcgcaagttctttttttttttaaattataaccAAGTCAGCAAAGTTTGTTTCCCGTTTGTCGAACACACCCTCCAGTCGAACCGACCTGCGTGTCGTTCTTCCTCTGGGTGCACTTTCGGTgggcggcgggcgggggggttctGAAAATACCACAACCGAAATTCGGATGTGTTCTCGTCTCGGCCCACAAGTGGATCCACTCGTCGTCGATGTAATTGTCACGCTGAACCTCTTTTGGGCTTTGAAAGTACTGACACATTTATTAGTGCTAACAAAGGGAGGCGAGGGGGAAACAATATTGCCCCCAGAGGTGTTAAAGGTGTCGTTTTATTGCTTTTCCTTATTATTCCAAAGACTATTGATCATTTTTcgattctaaaaaaaacattgccactATTTATCGTGTGTATATTTATTCGGCAGAATAAGAATCAACAATTCGTTTTCGAAAGAAAATTAATAGAAGAGAGAGCAGCttaaaagcaccccccccccccccaccccactggaggatgatgatgatgataaagaAGAGTAGGCGTCGGACTCTCACACAGCTCGCCGATAAAGAGTCCTTATTGGACACTTAATCTATTCCATTTCACCACAACATGCAATAATGTTACACTTCATCGAATGACAAGACTCCaatcaaaaaaaatcagccttcATAACCGGTATGAGTGCGGTGCGTAATGCTGTTTTTAATATTCTGGGGGCGCCTTTTACCACCAGATgagagtcaaaatattagaaacaactCCCGCCGTTTGATGCGGTACATTTCAACACCGCACATTGACACAACTGTCATCAACATATTGTTCAATTAAGACGCATAcgaacacaatttttttaaaaaatcacaaaaagctttttttcggATACGACACTTGTAT contains the following coding sequences:
- the LOC127592643 gene encoding prospero homeobox protein 1-like; translated protein: MPDHDSDSLLNRQTKRRRVDIGVKRTVGSAASAAATATTDNIARAKAAIFSAMNSLSAHSHHGSDADPMECSVVQPHGGPGAVSAGDSESKSNVLRKLLKRANSYEDAMMPFPGTTIISQLLKNNLAKNGGGPERGDRGERGDHGFPGSGLSNTSSDAPQEDACSNSSQESTPQECLSPFGRPPGLAAFDIERLNDEHLRAKRARVENIIRGMSHSPSVLVPPSNRHERDHDMDGEREMDLECPPPSRSQHQGPGSPRAGEACGGGSRENKRKQRLPQQQQQSFTQLVCQRKEQKREERRQLKLQLEDMQKQLRQLQEKFFQIYDSTDDSEHNDLHHDLHNDIGNLSEDSPVRSDHGADDRGADDRGADDLRSDNEMSDLDPGHFLDRARALLQDQSLLRDGDKTRRDGNGRSKGQGSLSASMHAEGKQLAETLKQELNSAMTQVVDTVVKVFAKPPRPTPQQAFPPLSLPPERFSTAVNGDNPNFHTANQRLQCFGDVIIPNPLDSFGGIPGIPGAVNDQTEALPLVVRKTPSEHHHHHHQPSAVGAHGGHHHPSLHPSSLSATMGFSPPSFRHPFPLPLMGYPFQSPLGPPTGGYPSKERTSPDSMDLSRETTSLRTKMASGHHLGHHHRSCSPAHPGSTAEGLSLSLIKSECGDLQDMSDISPYSGSNIQEGLSPNHLKKAKLMFFYTRYPSSNMLKMFFSDVKFNRCITSQLIKWFSNFREFYYIQMEKFARQAINDGAAGVEDLSVSRDCELFRALNMHYNKANDFEVPDRFLEVAEITLREFFNAIVAGKDVDPSWKKAIYKVICKLDSEVPDIFKSPNCLQELLHE